CATCGACCTCAGTCTCAACGTCGAGACTGTCGGGCCTCGTCGGCGTATCTCGAAGTCGCATCAGGGCTTTTCGGGCGGTTACTGGAACGGAGACGTCGGCATTGACGAAGGTGCTTCGCTTCCCTATTATTTCAATGGCGCTCAAGTAGCGTTCGGCGTCGAAGTCGAGTAAAAGCACATCAATACTCACACCATACCCGCCGCGTACAGGTGAGGCGAAGCCGCCGTAGACGCCCTCGTCGGCCAGGACATCCTTGCGGTCGGCAGCAACCCAATCCGTCTCTACATCGTAATGGGCGCAGAGTTGATACTGGGACTGAAACCGATCCACCTCTTCGGCAACGAGATAGAGGTGTGTCGAAGGCTCAGTCACGGGCCAGTCCATGGAAGTTGAATGTGCCGCGGCGATGGGTTTTTGCGCCGCCACACAGAGATTACCGTACCGGCATCGCGATCTAGCGAATCTGACGCTACCTCCACTCCGGTCGCCGGATCCCGGAATACGAACGTTCCGTACTTCGGATCCCAATGAGGAACTCCGTTTCTCAGGGCGTTTAGGGCTTGGACCTCAGTCAAGCGTCCCTGACCGACTCGCTGCACGAGGCGCGTTACGAAGTGCGGTGCCATCCGTACGCCCGCCGACTGAAATAAGCCGCCTACCCCTGCTACACTGCCGAGTATTGCTTCTGAATTGGACGCGAAGTCCTCAGGGTTCGAAGAGAGGAGGAGATCGAAGCGTCGGCGGTCTCTAGCTGTTTCTTCCGCAGTCTGCCGTATAAAATTCGGCACCTTTAAACCGTCGCCTGGACGCGAGTGGCGGCGGCTCGAGACGCAACCGATTGACCTCATACTAAAGGCGCTCGCGAATACTTCGGCGTTATGAATCTGGCCGGGGCTGCACGGTTCGAACCCGGTCGGATCACTATAGTCGTAGGGATTGTTTGCATTCCATAAGTACGGCTTTTGGCTCGCTGGTTCTTCGTCCGTACCACCATATGCGTCTGGAGTAGTCCACATTCCGACCGAGGCGTCGTACGTGCGCACGCCTTGCCAGGTGTTGTTTCCGAAGGTCCATCCGTCGATGGCAACCTTCGAACCGGTCATATTCGCACCGGCATTCGGGAGACCGGAGGACGTATCGGGGGCTGCGCTGCCCGGCGCGCCGACGGCGTTGACTCCACCGAAGAAATAGTTCCGCGAATTGCGCCCGATCGGTTTCATCCCGCTGAAGCTCATCGCGTCGTGGCTGGCGACGATTTGGCCCGAGAGGCCGCGATCCTGGACCGAAATGTACCCGTTGGATGGCGTGTAGTTGGCCAGGCCGTCCACCGAGAATCCGTAGCCCCCGCACTGCGAGCCGGGGTTGGTGTATCCGCATTGGGCGAACACATCGTCGCCGTCCCACAGCCAGATGAATGTCCAAGCCTGCGAGAAGCCGCCGTCAGGGATCTGCGTTGCCGCGAACCGCACCGGGTGGCTGGCCGCGCTGTAGTCTACCGCCTGAAGGTCGTACCCGGACGTCAGCCCAACGTCGTTCCAGTAGCCGCCCGGATTGTTCTCGCCCCATAGCGGGTACGTTGCTCCTTGTGTCGGCGAAGTTTGCTCGAAGCGCAGGCGGTTCTCCGCGTCATAGGTCTTCATGCGCCATCCTGTCGAGTACACGCGATTGCCGGACATCGTCCCGTCACGGGGTTCCCAACCACGGTCGAGCTGTTCGGAATCCCCGGTCAGCCGGCCAGAGGCGTCGTACGAGAACTGGCCCGAACTCGCGTTGCCGCTGGGCTCCGTGACCCCTTGCCAATTCTTGAGCATCCCGGCGCGGGCGTCGAGCGTCCACGGAGCCGGCGCCACCCCTTGATTTGATTGATTGTCCGCTACGACGCTCCGCTGAAGAGCGAAGATGGCCCCGTTGTAAAAACGGCCTCCGCACGCGCCATTGTATGTCGAAAACTTCTCATTGCGGATATTGGACCCCGCGCATGTGACCGTGGTGACGTTGTTCGGCGCCTGCATGCTCAGCGCGCTCAAACCCGTCACGCCATCCTCGAGGTCGAAGCCAGAGATGCTCTGCGAGAAAACCCCGGCCGGGAGCCTTACGCCGGTCATCCGCCCGTAACTGTCGTATGAATATGTTTCGGGAACGAACATCACCGACGCTGGGTAGTAGGGATACCTTGTTAGCGATTTGCCGACCGTGTAGTAATTGTCCGGCGCGATGCTCCGGCCGGTGAGAGGGTCCGCTTGGCTCTGAAGTCGCCCGGCCGCCGTGTACGTCCAGGTGAATGCCGAGCCGTTGTTGAGCTTCAGCATCAACCGGCGGCCGTCGTCGCGGTACGAGTATTGGTAGAGCGGGCCCGCCGAGTACGCCGTGGACGCGAAATTGAGGTCCTTTCGCGTTCCATCGGGATAGTAATCATACGAGATGGTCGCGCCGCCGAGCGGCGCCGGCTCGGTCACGCTTGTGACGCTACCGGCGGCGTCGTAGACGAATGTCTCGGTGCCGAGCACCGATGTTGTTTGACTGGTGACGTGGCCGGCCGCGTCGTAAACCTTGTGGATCTGCGGCGTGACGCTTGCGGTCGCGTCGTTTGGATAGAGAACGTCGGTTGGACGCCCGAGGCCGTCGTAGATGTAGCTTTTGACCTCGCCGGTCGCGAGGCCGGTGGACGACAGCAATCCCAAGTCTGCAGGTCCATCGTAGGTGTTCGTTGCCTTGGGCTGGTCGCCGAACGCGGCCTCGTAGCTTGAGACCGGCCGGTCCAACGCATCGAAGCTCGTCGCGCGCACGTCGTACCAGCTGCCGGTGGAGATCGGATACGTCTGTCCGGCGGTGGGCGTCCACACCGTTCCCGAGAGCAACTCTTGCGTGGAGACGAGGTTGCCGTAGCCGGCGAGGCCCATCCCGCGATAGGCAGTCATGTTGCCCTGGCTGAGGTCGTAGATGTAGCGGGTCGACCACGGATATTGCTGGATGTCGCTACCGTCGTAAGGCTGCTGCACCTCGACCAGCCGATCGGCGCCGTCGTACCACTTGGTCGTCACGCCGGCGGTGCATGACGACGTGCTGAGGCAACCGTAGTGGTGCGTCTCGGTCGTCACATCGCCGTCGAGGTCGTAGGTGAACGTCGTCGCGACATTGTTCGCGACCTGCGAGGCGCTCTGTTTCGATAAGACCGAGCCGTCCGGGAAGTACGCCGTGCGCGCGGTCGTATTCCAGCCGGACTGCGCGCCCGTCTTCCCGCACACGCCCGTCCCGCTTACCCAGTCGTCGGGATCGGCCGCGCTGGTGAGTCGGTTCAGCGCGTCGTAGGTGAGCAGCCACTGTCCGCTCCCGGTGCCGTAGCAGACCAAATTTCCGTTGGTGTCGTACCAGAAGCTCTGCTGCGGAGTGCGGGTCGGCGTGGTCGGATCGATCGGCTGCGAGATCGCAGCGCCGACGACCCGGGTCGGCAGGCCGTAATCGGTTCCACCTTGCTGCCCGGTGTCGTACGAGAACGTTCGCGTGTAGCCCAGCGGCGCCGCTGCCGTCGCGGGCGAGATCGCGGCGATGAGCTCGCCGAACGGCTCCTGCGCGGTGGTCGTGCTGCTGCCGTCGGTGGACGTGCTCCAGCGGTATTGGCTCGCCACCGTGCTCTGCGGGCAGAGTCCACCCGGACCTGGAGCGGGCGCTGTCGGAGGCGAAATCCAGTCGGCACCGAGTGCGTGCGTTGCGTTCGGATCGCAGTATGCGGTGATGTTGTCGTGCGCGTCGTAGCTGAAGAGCTGCGTCGGCCGCGCGCCGCCCGCGACGGGGGCGGGCGCGGCCACCGCGACGGTATTGCCGTGGCTATCGTAAGCGTAGTCGGTCTCGAAGTTCTGCGGCGTTGCGCCCGGCGCGAAGCCGCGCGGACCGACCTCGGCGATCAGGTTGTTGTCGGCATCCCAGCTCTCGCTCGTCACCAACCAGGTTCCGGTGCATTGCTGTCCCTGGTTCGTGCTCGCCGTACACTCCTGCGTCTGCGTCGGGCGCCCGAGTCCGTCGACCACCCAGTTCGTCATGTGACCGTCGCTGTCGCGATAGGTAGGCGTCGTGACGCCCGTGATGTAATATTCCCACAGATTGTCGAAGACCACGGTCGGATATCCCGGCTGCAATCCCGTCGAGCTCGTGCCGTCCGGAACCGTGGGATTCGCCAGCGTGCGGTGGTCGATCGTGTTCAGCGTCGAGGTCGTTACATCGGTGCCGCTGTAATAGAACACCAGCACGGCACCGTCCACGCTGCAGCCGACGGTCGCGCAGGCCCTGTTCCACCGCGGACTCGCCGTGAACAGGAGCACGTATCCACTCCCCAGGGCCTGGTAGCCGTAGCCCTGAGCCGGTTGGACCGGGGGACTGGAATTGTTGTTCGGCGGCCGGATCACGTTGATCAAGTTGCCGTTGGCGTCATAGGCGTACGAGACCGACGTCGCGCCGTCGGGATAGGTCAGCTGCTGCAACAGCCGGTGACCGTTGAAATCGGCGAACGACAGCGTCGCCGTCATCCCGGACTCCGTGGTCGCGGTGATCGCGCTGATCTTGCCGTTGACCGAGGCGTCCCCGCCGTCCCAGGAATAGTTGAACGTGATGTAGGTGTTGCGGTTGCGCCCGATGATCTGGTGGATGCGGCCGGCATAGCCACCGACCGTGCCGGAGACGGTCGGGCACGGCTGGTCTGCGCTCACGTTGTAAAAATAGTAGACCGTCCCGGATTTCTTCTGCCACAGCAGGCCGCATGCGCCGTCCCAACTGAGCGTCGTCGGTTGTCCCGGCGGCCCGACGACGACGCCCGGCGTTCCGGAGGGGCCGAAGTCGTACCGGGCGCCGTCGATGTCGTAGACGCTGAAGTGCCCGGGCGACGTGCGGATCACGTGCGCATCGAACGTGTTCGTCCAGCCGTTTCCGTACAAGCCGGTCCACGTCTGCAGATCGCCGCTCACGGTGGTCGGACTCTGCGAGTTGTAGCTCCGGCGAAACGCCATCGCGATGCCCTTGTGCGGGACCGCCATGTCGTCGTCCTGCAGCAGCAAGTTCCCGGTGCCGACGTTCACCATGAGATGGCCGTCGCCCGGAACGTTCTGCTCTTGATAGCGCCACCAGTGGTTGATGCCCGTCCCGGACGCCGCCGCGTCGGACGGCAGCGACATCGCGCGACGTGTCCCGGGACGCGCTTCGGCAGGCGCCGCGGTCGAACGCTGCTGCATTGCGCGGCGACGCGTGGCTGCCGCCGTGACGTGGTCGACCTGTGCCGGCGGCAGCATCGGCGGACCGTTTACCGGAATGCCGCGTGCGCGTTTGCCCGGCACGGTGTTCGGGCGGAGCGCGCTCAACGGCAGCGGCGACGGCTTCACGCGCGACGGCTCGGGAATCGCAACCCGCACCGGCGGACCGCCGGCGGCGAAGACCACGCCGGGTGCACCGTGCGGGCGCGCAACGCCTGGACGCGAGCCGGCGAGCGGCGTCAGCAAGGACGCGCACAACAACAGCGCGGCAGCGGAACGGCGATTGCCCATGACCGAAGCCTCGGCATTGAGACGAAGCGTAAATCAGAGGCCCGAGGACCCCGTGACGAAATGGTGCTCCGAAACGCTTTCCTTGTCAAGTAGCACAATAGGCCGGTCGAGTGCGGGACGTGCGGGGCTCGCCTCCCGGGCGTGTGCTATAATGACCCCCGCTTGAGTACCGACCCGCTACCGTCCTCGGGCAGACGCCGCCCGACCCCGCCCCGATGACGGCGGAGGCGCACTGGCCCGAGATCCTGCTCCTCGTCGTGCTGGTCGGCGCGGCCGCGTTCTTCGCAGCATCTGAGGCGGCGATCGTCTCAAGCAACCGCATCCGCGCCCGCGCGCTCGCCGAGAAGCACATCCGCGGCGCCGAGCGGCTGCAGAAGCTGGTCGAGAACCGCAACCGAACGCTCACCTCCGTCCTGATCGGCTCGACCTTCGTCCTGCTCGCCGCCGACTCGGTGGCGACCGCGCTGTTCATCTCGTGGAACCTGCCCAACGCGGCGATCTGGTCGACCGTGGTGATGACCGTCGTGCTGCTGCTGTTCGGCGAGATCTTGCCGAAGACGATCGCCGTCGGCTCGGGCGATCGCACCGCGCTGCGCTTGGCGCCGTTCCTGAACTTCATCACGCGGATCGTCTCGCCGCTCACCTCGGCGTTCTTGTGGGTCACCGACGGTTTGGTGCGGCTCTTCGGCGGCACCCCGCACGCGGGGCCGTACGTCACCGAAGAAGACATCAAGACGCTGGTCAACGTCGGCGTCGAGCAGAACGTGCTCGAAGAGCAAGAGCGCGAGCTGATCCACTCGATCATCGAGTTCGGCGACACGATCGTGCGCGAGGTCATGACGCCGCGCACCGACATGGTCACCGTGAGCGTGACGTCATCGCCGCGCCGCGCGCTCGACCTCGTGATCGCCGAAGGCTACTCGAAGCTGCCGGTCTACGACGAGACGGTCGACAACGTGATCGGCGTCGTGCACGACCGCGAGCTGCTGATTGCGCTCTCGAACGGCACGATCGCTTCGACCTCGCTGCGCTCGCTGATGCGGCCGGTGACGCTCGTTCCGGAGAACAAGCGCATCTCCGAGCTGCTGCGCGAGATGCAGCGCGGAAAGTACTCGCTGGCGATCGTGCTCGACGAGTACGGCGGGACGGCGGGCGTGGTGACGATGGAAGACTTGCTCGAAGAGATCGTCGGCGAGATCCGCGACGAGCACGACGAAGGCGAAGAAGAGCCGATCAAACGGCTGAGCGAGACCGAAGCGGTCGTCGAGGCGGGGACGAACATCGAAGACGTCAACAACGCGCTCGGCATCGCGCTCCCGCACGAAGAGTTCGAGACGATCGGCGGCTACATCGTCGGACTGTTCGGGCGGCTTCCGCGCGAAGGCGAGGAGATCGACGCCGAGCGCGTGCGGTTGCGCGTCGACCGCACGCGCGGCCGCCGCATCCTGGCGGTGCGGGTGCTGACCGCGCGCCAGCCCGCGCCGGCCCCCGAAGCCGAAGCCGCCATCGGGCGAGGAGCGGACGCCTGACCGAACGGAGCTCGAGCACCGACGCCATCGTGCTGCGCGCGCGCCCGCTCGGTGAGGCCGACCGCGTCTTCACCCTGCTCACGCGCGAGCGCGGGAAGCTCGATGCCGTCGCGAAGGGGATTCGGCGCCCGCGCAGCTCGATGGCCGGCCGCCTGGAGCCGCTCGCCGAAGTGCGCGTCGCCTTGCACAAAGGGCGCTCGCTCGACGTGATCACCGAGGCGCGCACGATCTCGTCGCACTGGACGGGGTTGTGCCGGCCCGACGCGCTCGCGACCGCCTCGCTGTTCGCCGAGACGGTCGACCTGTTCTGCGAGCCGGATCTCCCGCTGCCCGAGATCTACGCGCTGCTCGCCGGCGCGATCGCGGCCGTCGCGGCGAGCGCGACGCCGGCGTCGCTGGTGCCGCGCTTTCAACTGCGCCTGCTGCACGAGCTCGGCCTCGCGCCGGCCGACGACGCGTGCGTGCGCTGCGGCGAAGGTTTCGACCGGCATCCTTCGAGCCACGCGGTTGCGTGGCTCGATTTGGAAGGCGGCGGGCTCGGCTGCGAGCGCTGCTGCGGCGCGCGCGGTGAAGAGCACGCGCTCGACGCCCAGGACGTGGCGAACTTCCGCGCGCTCGGCGCGCAGCGCGGTTCGGGCGCCGCGCTCACCGCGACGCTGCGCGTCGCGCGCGCCGCAGACGACATCGTGACCTGGCATCTCGGCAAACGCCCCAAAGCACGCGCATTGGTGTACGAATTCCAATCGACATGAGTTCGGTGATTGCGCTCGACGTCGGCACGCGGCGGATCGGCGTCGCGGTCGGCGAAGGGACGTTCGCGTTTCCCCACTCGACGCTCGAGCGCACCAACGTGCGCGCAGACGTCGAGCGCGTCGTCGCGCTGGCGCGGGAGCGTGGCGCGCGCACCATCGTGGTAGGCGACCCGCTAACGCTGCGCGGCGAGCGCGCGCTGGCGAGCGAGCAGATCGACGCGTTCGTCGCGCACCTCGCGCGCGCGTTCGACGGCGCGATCGAGCGCGTCGACGA
This genomic stretch from Candidatus Eremiobacterota bacterium harbors:
- a CDS encoding HlyC/CorC family transporter, encoding MTAEAHWPEILLLVVLVGAAAFFAASEAAIVSSNRIRARALAEKHIRGAERLQKLVENRNRTLTSVLIGSTFVLLAADSVATALFISWNLPNAAIWSTVVMTVVLLLFGEILPKTIAVGSGDRTALRLAPFLNFITRIVSPLTSAFLWVTDGLVRLFGGTPHAGPYVTEEDIKTLVNVGVEQNVLEEQERELIHSIIEFGDTIVREVMTPRTDMVTVSVTSSPRRALDLVIAEGYSKLPVYDETVDNVIGVVHDRELLIALSNGTIASTSLRSLMRPVTLVPENKRISELLREMQRGKYSLAIVLDEYGGTAGVVTMEDLLEEIVGEIRDEHDEGEEEPIKRLSETEAVVEAGTNIEDVNNALGIALPHEEFETIGGYIVGLFGRLPREGEEIDAERVRLRVDRTRGRRILAVRVLTARQPAPAPEAEAAIGRGADA
- the ruvX gene encoding Holliday junction resolvase RuvX; amino-acid sequence: MSSVIALDVGTRRIGVAVGEGTFAFPHSTLERTNVRADVERVVALARERGARTIVVGDPLTLRGERALASEQIDAFVAHLARAFDGAIERVDERLTTAAAQKALIGADVSRAKRKRVVDQLAAVGILETWLARRAR
- the recO gene encoding DNA repair protein RecO; this translates as MLRARPLGEADRVFTLLTRERGKLDAVAKGIRRPRSSMAGRLEPLAEVRVALHKGRSLDVITEARTISSHWTGLCRPDALATASLFAETVDLFCEPDLPLPEIYALLAGAIAAVAASATPASLVPRFQLRLLHELGLAPADDACVRCGEGFDRHPSSHAVAWLDLEGGGLGCERCCGARGEEHALDAQDVANFRALGAQRGSGAALTATLRVARAADDIVTWHLGKRPKARALVYEFQST